The DNA segment AATGAGCTAACGCATTAAAAACAGTAATGAAATCTTGATTAGTAAAGCCCACTCCTTTCACATCACAAATTCTAAAATCTAATTTATGCGTCACTGCAAAATCAATGATTGGCAAAATATGATCAGGATTTCCCGTTGTTAAAGTAAGTAATAATGCTGGGGTAATGCCTTGTTCAAGCAAAAAAAGGATATTTTCCATCACATTATGAAAACTGCCTTTATTGCTACGAAAAATAACCCGATGAGCATCGTGAATTTCTTGTGTGCCATCAAGAGAAACGGCAATATTAACCTGATTTTCTTTAATAAATCGAATAATTTGTTCGCAATTTTTATGCTTTCTGAAACCAACTAAGTTGGTATTTAATTGCAAGTGTAATCGTATTCCACTTTGCGATAATGCTTGTTTAAAAGCGGTTATTTCTTTATGCCATTTTGCAAAAACCAACAACGGTTCGCCGCCACTGATCTTAATACCAACTGATTGAATATTAGGTTCTTGTAAAATTTTCGTTTTTAACAGATCAAATAAATTAGGATCGATCTCTTGGGTTGAATGCAACGATGGAATATAACAATAAGTGCAATTTAGATTACATTTATTCGTGGTTTGTAGCCAAAAATTTAAGTGCGTACTGGTTTTTTCTGGTTCAACTTGTGTGAAAATAAGATTTTCTTTCTGGGCAAATTGTTGCAAAGTAAAGTCGGTTAAGGGTAATCCCAAACGATGATGCTCTTTTAAGCGATTAAATAAAACTTCACTCTGACAAAAAGTAAAAGACCAATCATCAGAGCGAAAGAATGTTGTAAAATCAACAATAACATATTGATTATCGACAACCAAAAATAGTAAATCTTGTTTTAATTTCATCATTCTAATTGTCGATAATAGGATTAAGCAACTTTTTGCATAATGCTACTTGCAAAGTTTTTAATATATTGATTATCGATAGCCAATAAAGGCTCGTCTTCATCAATATTACAAGGACACGCTTGTGGACAATTTGGTGCAGTAAGTGTTGCACTATAAAGCATTTTACCTGTTAAATCAGCCCATAGTTGTTGAGATTCATTTTGAGCATCAAGCCATTCTTGACGGTTCTCATCACTTAATCTTCCAAAATAAGGATAGTGATGTAAGAAGCCACCAAATAACTCTAAACAATCTTTCAAATAAGCACGAGTATCTAAAATGTGCATATGCCAAATTTCATCGATATCGCCATTTGGCACCATTTGTTCGCCGTTTAGTGCTTTTGTTGCTGCCATATAAATTCTATAATCAGCAACCGCTTTTTCAGCTCTTTCTTTGTTCCAATCTTCTCTTTCACATAATTTATCAATCGCAAGAGAGAAGTCCCATTTATTCACAATTTGTTGTGCTTTTTCAAAAATAGTTTTATCAAATTTATTGATCATTGACATAATTTTTTCCTTTTGTCATTCAAGTCTAAACGTACATAATTTTATAAATCATTAAAATTATGCCCAGCCCAAATTGTACAAAAAAAAAACAACTTAACAACAGTTATATATTATTAAGTTATCAAGAAAACAGGGCAAAATTATACTTTTAAACTTATAATATTTTAATTATTTATTTTTTTTAAAGGTTAAATATCAAACAAAGCTCTTTGATTATGAATGTTTATTTACACTTGAAAGATAGCAATAAAGTTTATTCCCAAATTAAAATAAACAGTTATTTTATTAATGTGTGTATTTTTTATTCAATTATGATTTTACCCTGAGAGAAACCGTAAACCTTTACCTATTGAGTTTTAAAAATCAATAATTATTATGTAGGTACTATTAATAAAAGTAAGCATAAAAATTGTAAATTTTGAACGGAATGTAACCGCTATATTTATGCCTAATAATGTTTTGTGAGGCTTTTTATATAGAATAACAAGTGAATATACACAAACTGTGTTTTCTGATACCCCTATGTTAATTAATATAATCTTTTGATTTTTATTATATTTTAGATACTATCTTCCCTAATTAAAGTATAATTTTACCCTATTAATCACAAAAGTGGTCAGAGAATAATTGACATAATCCCACCACTGTATTACAATTTGTAATACGCAAATAAATAGTAAGGTAAAAAATGATTACACTTAGACTTGACCCAATACTAGAACAACAAGTTAATACAGCAGCAAAAAAGCTGGGCTTTACACGTTCTGAATTTATCAGAAAAAGTATTATCAACTATATCGAAGCACAAAAAACACAAACTGCTTGGCAAACTGGTGAAGATTTATTTGGAAAATATACGAGTGGAAAAGGTAATCTATCTGTAGATAGAAAAGATATTCTCAAAAACAAAATTCGAGCTAAATATGCAACAGATTCTAATTGATAGCGGACCTTTAATTGCTCTATTTGATGCCTCTGACAGATATCACAATAAGACGATAGAATTTATCCAAAATAACAAAAGCACATTGATAACAACTCTTGCATCTGTAACAGAAGTATTACATCTACTCGACTTTAATAGAAATGCTCAACTAGATTTTTTAGAATGGATTTCTCGTGGAGGAATACAAATTGCGGATATTCAACAAACTGATTTTGTCAGAATTAAAGCCCTAACTGATAAATACCGTGATTTACCAATGGATTTTGCTGACTCTTGCCTTGTTTTACTTGCTGAAAAAATGGGAATTAAAACAATTGCGACCATTGATCGTGATTTCACAATTTATCGTATCAATGGAAAGCAGACATTTGAGACAATTCTATTATAATTATCTCGCATTGAAAACTAGATAATAGAATCGGAGAAAAAAATGAAACAAAAGATTATTTTACAATTTAAAATTGAATTATTGGATAGTTCACCAACAATTTGGCGACGTATTCAAGTTCCTGAGAACTATAGTTTTTGGGATCTACACATTGCTATTCAAGATTCAATGGGATGGTTAGATTATCATCTACATCAATTTATGATCAAACAACCACATAAAAGAAAATATACTGTTATTGGAATACCATTCGATGAAAATGATACTTTAGCTGGTTGGGATATTAAAATAAGTGATTATTTTAGAGAACTAGGAATTAATGCGAGCTATGAATATGATTTTGGCGATGGCTGGGAGCATAAAATAACACTAGAAGGAAAATTCCTTGCAGAGAAGGGAATTAAATATCCAATTTGTACCAAAGGAGAAAGGGCTTGTCCACCAGAAGATTGTGGCGGTCCTATGGGATATGATGAATTACTCGACATTCTATCAGATAAAAAACATCCGTCCTACGATGATATGATATCTTGGTTAGAGAACCATGCTAAAGATTATACACCTTATGACCCAAACTTTTTTGAACCTAATTTAGTTAAGTTTAGTGACCCTAAAAAACGTTTTAAAATGGCATTTGAATAAAATTTTATATGTATAAATTAGCGTTGATATCTCAATAAAATATAAGCCAAATACTTATACAACTTAGAAAAAAATGAAATTCGAACTCTGCATTGACAATATCCAATCCGTCCAAACCGCAAGCAAAGCCAAGGTTGATCGTGTAGAACTCTGCTCTGCTTTAGCAGCGGGAGGATTAACTCCTTCTTATGGATTAATTAAACAAGCACTTCATTTTAACAACCTATCCCATCACGTAATGATCCGACCTCGTGCGGGTAATTTTGTGTTTAATCAGGCTGAAATTGAGATAATGATTAACGATATTTTAATTGCCAAAGACTTAGGGGTTGATGGTGTCGTTATTGGCTGTTTAACAGAAAATAACGATATTGATATTCAGGCTTGTAAAAAACTGATTTCAGCTGCTGACAGTTTAGAAATCACCTTTCATCGTGCTTTTGATTTATGCCAAAATCCTAAAACTGCATTGGAGCAAATTATTGATCTTGGTTGTACTCGTTTACTGACTTCTGGCTTGAAAAAAACAGCTTGGCTAGGCAAGGAAAATATCGCTCAACTTGTGCAACAAAGCAAAGGACGTATTCAGATAATGGCAGGGGCAGGGGTCACTTCTGAAAATGCGTTAGAGATCGTTAAGGCGACGGGGATAGAGAATATTCATTTTTCTGCCAAAAAAGTACAACAAAATAAAACACTACAGACTGACATAGCTATGGGTAGCAACAGTGATTATGATAATCAAATTATTCAAGCAGATTTTGATGAAATATTGCGTATCAAACAGGCTGTTTTGAGTGCTTTATAGCGGTACGATTTTTATTATTTTTTGCAATAGTAACCATCCATTAATAATATAGCGTAGCAAAAAAACGAAAACTTTAATTTCAGCACTGGACTTAGCCACTGGCATTTTATATCCCCAATGTTAAATCGTCTTTTACCTTATGATACATTAAGGTTGCTTTTATACACTTTTTTAGTTGTACAACAGGTATTTCTTGGTCAAGCTGAAAAATAATGGCTCTATTGTTTTCATATTCAAATAACTTTCCAAATACCAATTTAAAAGTTTCCACCAACCTACTTGTACATTTAAAATACATTTGATATTGGTTTGGGGTCTTTTTTTTCCAATCCATTCGCAAGGTACTTCCTGTTTTGGTTAAGAAACTTGGTTCTCCCCATTTTAATGTTTCTTCTAAATCTGTAATCTCTGGAACTTCTTCGGCAGTTTCAATGACAAGTTCCCTTAAATCTTTCATTTTATCTCGTACAAAATCGGGATAACTTTCCAACTTTGTTTCAAACTCTGGATTTGTGGTTATTTTCAACTTGCTCATTTTTTTCATTTAATAGCAACCAAAATTTCTACTTCCGCATCTGTAGGATTTTGTGCTTTTTCGCCATATATTTCAAAATCTGCCGTGTATAGTCTATCTAAATCAGTATTCCAAATCTTAGCCCACGCTTCATAAACCGCACCTTTGGTTAAATCACCTTTGGCAATAAATTTTTCATAATTACCGTCTTCAATAGTTTTTGCAACCATTCCGTTGGGAATAACATCTGTATTTTCAACTTTGCAACCTAAAATAGTAGTATAAGTTAGCTCTATAAACTAATAGCGGATAAAAAAGCCTAAAACTTGGATTCTACACCTAACTCTATTATTTACACAACTCCAAATGTGGTTTTTTCGTTAAGTGTTTCATCACAACGGTTACTTTGCTTTGAAGTTTCATTTGGTAGTAGTTCTTGCCGAGTTTTTTTATCTCATAGCCTTTGTAACCTTGGTTAAAACTTCGGTCAAATGACTTGAAATATTCAAGAAAATTAAAATCATCGACATATAATTCTCCGCTTGATTCTTTGGTATAGCATTGTACCTTACCTTCTTTTAGATATATCGCACCATTTACTTTACCCTTGACTACTTTTCCTATTTGAAAATAAACATCAAGAATTGCTTTATTGTGAGCGTCTTTTACGCTTGTATGTGTCCAACCTACCAAATCAGCATAGGTTACTTTTTTCATATCATAAACGGT comes from the Pasteurella atlantica genome and includes:
- a CDS encoding radical SAM/SPASM domain-containing protein; this encodes MMKLKQDLLFLVVDNQYVIVDFTTFFRSDDWSFTFCQSEVLFNRLKEHHRLGLPLTDFTLQQFAQKENLIFTQVEPEKTSTHLNFWLQTTNKCNLNCTYCYIPSLHSTQEIDPNLFDLLKTKILQEPNIQSVGIKISGGEPLLVFAKWHKEITAFKQALSQSGIRLHLQLNTNLVGFRKHKNCEQIIRFIKENQVNIAVSLDGTQEIHDAHRVIFRSNKGSFHNVMENILFLLEQGITPALLLTLTTGNPDHILPIIDFAVTHKLDFRICDVKGVGFTNQDFITVFNALAHYFEKKIQEGYLLSHHMLVSDLNLHRPQENPCAMGTKGAALYLNGDLYFCHSEFNKGKPIGTLSEKQSLVEIIKRGKAIQYVNNSDCKKCNFRKVCASGCPLYRKESKSPMCFAHKTIIPQIFSLYIKEHLITQKGNDYEFSLTH
- a CDS encoding glycine-rich domain-containing protein encodes the protein MSMINKFDKTIFEKAQQIVNKWDFSLAIDKLCEREDWNKERAEKAVADYRIYMAATKALNGEQMVPNGDIDEIWHMHILDTRAYLKDCLELFGGFLHHYPYFGRLSDENRQEWLDAQNESQQLWADLTGKMLYSATLTAPNCPQACPCNIDEDEPLLAIDNQYIKNFASSIMQKVA
- a CDS encoding ribbon-helix-helix domain-containing protein encodes the protein MITLRLDPILEQQVNTAAKKLGFTRSEFIRKSIINYIEAQKTQTAWQTGEDLFGKYTSGKGNLSVDRKDILKNKIRAKYATDSN
- a CDS encoding type II toxin-antitoxin system VapC family toxin, with protein sequence MQQILIDSGPLIALFDASDRYHNKTIEFIQNNKSTLITTLASVTEVLHLLDFNRNAQLDFLEWISRGGIQIADIQQTDFVRIKALTDKYRDLPMDFADSCLVLLAEKMGIKTIATIDRDFTIYRINGKQTFETILL
- a CDS encoding plasmid pRiA4b ORF-3 family protein — translated: MKQKIILQFKIELLDSSPTIWRRIQVPENYSFWDLHIAIQDSMGWLDYHLHQFMIKQPHKRKYTVIGIPFDENDTLAGWDIKISDYFRELGINASYEYDFGDGWEHKITLEGKFLAEKGIKYPICTKGERACPPEDCGGPMGYDELLDILSDKKHPSYDDMISWLENHAKDYTPYDPNFFEPNLVKFSDPKKRFKMAFE
- a CDS encoding copper homeostasis protein CutC — translated: MKFELCIDNIQSVQTASKAKVDRVELCSALAAGGLTPSYGLIKQALHFNNLSHHVMIRPRAGNFVFNQAEIEIMINDILIAKDLGVDGVVIGCLTENNDIDIQACKKLISAADSLEITFHRAFDLCQNPKTALEQIIDLGCTRLLTSGLKKTAWLGKENIAQLVQQSKGRIQIMAGAGVTSENALEIVKATGIENIHFSAKKVQQNKTLQTDIAMGSNSDYDNQIIQADFDEILRIKQAVLSAL
- a CDS encoding DUF1801 domain-containing protein, with product MSKLKITTNPEFETKLESYPDFVRDKMKDLRELVIETAEEVPEITDLEETLKWGEPSFLTKTGSTLRMDWKKKTPNQYQMYFKCTSRLVETFKLVFGKLFEYENNRAIIFQLDQEIPVVQLKKCIKATLMYHKVKDDLTLGI
- a CDS encoding GyrI-like domain-containing protein gives rise to the protein MVAKTIEDGNYEKFIAKGDLTKGAVYEAWAKIWNTDLDRLYTADFEIYGEKAQNPTDAEVEILVAIK